In a single window of the Canis lupus dingo isolate Sandy chromosome 18, ASM325472v2, whole genome shotgun sequence genome:
- the LOC112663669 gene encoding olfactory receptor 8K3-like: MEKHNLTMLNEFILMGITHRPELQAPLFGLFFIIYLISVVGNLGMIILTKVDARLQTPMYFFLKHLAFTDLGYSTTVGPKMLVNFIVDKSTISYYFCAMQLAFFLVFIISELFILSAMSYDRYVAICNPLLYPLIMSQRVCQVLVAIPYLYSTFVSLLVTIKIFSSFFCGYNVVNHFYCDCLPLLSLLCSNTHEIELMILIFSVFDVSSSLLIILVSYLLILVAIVRMNSAKGMLKAFSTCGSHLTVATVFYGTLIFMYVQPESSHSFDTDKVASIFYTLVIPMLNPLIYSLRNKDVKYAVQTMWKKLCNNFS, encoded by the coding sequence ATGGAAAAACACAATCTGACCATGCTCAATGAATTCATTCTCATGGGAATCACACATCGTCCTGAGCTGCAGGCTCCATTATTTGGGCTCTTCTTTATCATCTATTTGATCTCCGTGGTGGGCAACCTGGGCATGATCATCCTCACCAAAGTGGATGCCAGACTACAAacacccatgtacttcttcctcaaaCACCTGGCTTTTACTGACCTTGGTTATTCAACAACCGTGGGACCCAAAATGTTAGTAAATTTTATTGTGGATAAAAGTACAATCTCCTATTACTTTTGTGCTATGCAACTagctttctttcttgtgtttattATCAGTGAACTTTTCATTCTGTCAGCTATGTCCTATGACCGCTATGTAGCCATCTGTAACCCTCTGCTCTACCCCCTCATCATGTCACAGAGGGTCTGTCAGGTGCTGGTGGCAATCCCTTATCTCTACAGCACATTTGTGTCTCTTCTAGTCACCATAAAGATTTTTAGTTCATTCTTCTGTGGCTACAATGTTGTAAATCATTTCTACTGTGACTGTCTCCCCTTGTTATCTTTGCTCTGCTCAAATACACATGAAATTGAGTTGATGATTTTGATTTTCTCAGTTTTTGATGTCAGTTCATCCCTTCTGATAATTCTTGTGTCTTACCTGCTGATCCTGGTAGCCATTGTCAGGATGAATTCAGCTAAGGGTATGCTCAAGGCTTTTTCCACCTGTGGATCCCACCTGACAGTGGCCACAGTGTTCTATGGGACtttgatatttatgtatgtgCAACCTGAGTCCAGCCATTCCTTTGACACTGATAAAGTGGCGTCCATATTTTACACCCTCGTTATCCCCATGCTGAATCCCTTGATCTATAGCTTGAGGaacaaagatgtaaaatatgcAGTGCAAACAATGTGGAAAAAACTATgcaataatttttcttaa